Proteins found in one Oribacterium sp. oral taxon 102 genomic segment:
- a CDS encoding ABC transporter permease subunit: MQKTQKQKTIDFLINNGVIIVMFILVLYTGLTSNNFLTRNNFLNILGNMSYRLVIALGIAGCVITAGCDLSAGRMIGFGACIAGMLLQKADYSGRFFGQGSWAGGFFDRFQSAGISGNTLLFMLFVLLITMLITAFFGTITGWFIAYLNVPPFISTLAMMEIIYGLGLILTGATPLGGYVETYTKVSTGKLLWLSYLIWIALLMAAITWFIFNMTRHGKYMYAIGGNPQAAEVAGVPVKQTMVIIYAKAAAFYGMAGFMLGAKAGGASINTGLGYEMEAIAACALGGVSVTGGRGRVSSAIIGVAVLELLKAALQFLGVNANAQYIAIGIVIFIAISLDIRKYVAKK; this comes from the coding sequence ATGCAGAAGACACAGAAACAGAAGACCATTGACTTCCTGATCAACAATGGTGTGATTATCGTCATGTTCATCCTGGTGCTTTACACAGGACTCACCTCCAACAACTTCCTGACAAGGAACAATTTCCTGAACATTCTGGGGAATATGTCCTACCGTCTGGTTATCGCCCTCGGCATCGCCGGCTGCGTCATCACGGCGGGCTGCGACCTCTCTGCCGGACGTATGATCGGCTTCGGCGCCTGCATCGCGGGCATGCTCCTGCAAAAGGCGGACTATTCCGGACGCTTCTTCGGACAGGGAAGCTGGGCAGGCGGCTTCTTCGACAGGTTCCAGAGTGCGGGTATCAGCGGCAATACGCTGCTCTTCATGCTCTTCGTACTGCTCATCACGATGCTGATCACTGCTTTCTTCGGGACGATCACCGGCTGGTTCATCGCGTATCTGAATGTGCCCCCGTTCATTTCTACGCTGGCGATGATGGAGATCATCTACGGGCTCGGACTGATCCTCACGGGCGCGACGCCGCTCGGCGGCTACGTGGAGACCTATACGAAGGTTTCTACGGGCAAGCTCCTCTGGCTGAGCTATCTGATCTGGATCGCGCTCCTGATGGCGGCGATCACCTGGTTTATCTTCAATATGACCCGCCATGGTAAGTATATGTATGCGATCGGCGGAAATCCGCAGGCAGCAGAGGTTGCCGGCGTACCGGTGAAGCAGACCATGGTTATCATCTACGCGAAAGCGGCAGCATTCTACGGCATGGCGGGCTTCATGCTCGGTGCGAAGGCGGGCGGCGCTTCGATCAATACCGGACTCGGCTATGAGATGGAGGCGATCGCGGCCTGTGCGCTCGGCGGCGTATCCGTCACCGGCGGACGCGGACGTGTTTCCTCCGCTATCATCGGCGTTGCGGTGCTGGAGCTTTTGAAGGCGGCGCTGCAGTTCCTCGGAGTCAATGC
- a CDS encoding sugar ABC transporter ATP-binding protein encodes MAEYKLELRGVCKSFPGVKALDHVQLAVRPGSVHALMGENGAGKSTLMKCLFGIYRMDEGEIYLDGQKVDIRNPDEAMEHGVAMVHQELQPVLARSVAENMYLGRFPVHRFGPLKVIDHRRMNEETTKWLKELGLDYNVKAPLGSLSIGQMQMIEIAKAVSHNARVIIFDEPTSSLSDREVEFLFKVMNDLRNKGVAMIYISHKMDEIKRISDDITIMRDGTYVGTWSCAELTTDQIIAKMVGRELTNIYPEKHHEIGEVIMEVEDLSSIHEKSFRNVSFSIRKGEILGFGGLVGAQRTELMEGIFGIRHLAKGKIKVHGREVAIKRPKDAMDAGIGMITEDRRGNGIFGCLSIKDNVGISIYNKNLQAGIVLNHGAINRIVDDNIKKLSIKTPSMQEHIANLSGGNQQKVIVSRWLANDPDILIMDEPTRGIDIGAKHEIYEIMEQLAEQGKAIIMISSEMPELLGMADRVCVMCNGRLTGEIDEREEMTQENVMNLATQF; translated from the coding sequence ATGGCGGAATATAAGCTGGAGCTCAGAGGCGTTTGCAAGTCGTTCCCAGGCGTAAAGGCTCTGGATCATGTGCAGCTCGCCGTGCGTCCGGGCTCTGTACACGCATTGATGGGAGAGAACGGCGCCGGCAAGTCGACATTGATGAAGTGCCTCTTCGGGATCTACAGGATGGATGAGGGAGAGATCTATCTGGACGGTCAGAAGGTGGACATCCGGAATCCGGATGAGGCGATGGAGCATGGCGTCGCCATGGTACATCAGGAGCTGCAGCCGGTTCTGGCGCGATCCGTCGCGGAGAATATGTATCTGGGACGCTTTCCTGTGCACAGGTTCGGGCCTCTTAAGGTGATCGACCACAGGCGGATGAATGAGGAAACCACGAAGTGGCTGAAGGAGCTGGGGCTCGACTACAATGTCAAGGCACCGCTCGGCTCACTCTCCATCGGACAGATGCAGATGATAGAGATCGCGAAGGCGGTTTCCCACAATGCCAGAGTCATCATCTTCGACGAGCCGACCTCCTCCCTCTCCGACCGTGAGGTGGAATTCCTGTTCAAGGTTATGAATGACCTTCGGAACAAGGGTGTCGCGATGATCTACATTTCCCACAAGATGGACGAGATCAAGCGGATCTCCGACGATATTACAATCATGCGGGACGGCACCTATGTCGGCACATGGTCCTGCGCGGAGCTGACCACGGATCAGATCATCGCGAAGATGGTGGGACGCGAGCTGACCAATATCTATCCGGAGAAGCATCATGAGATCGGCGAGGTCATCATGGAAGTGGAGGATCTCTCTTCTATCCATGAGAAGTCCTTCCGAAATGTGAGCTTCTCGATCCGAAAGGGAGAGATCCTCGGCTTCGGCGGGCTGGTCGGTGCGCAGCGGACGGAGCTCATGGAGGGGATCTTCGGCATCCGCCATCTTGCGAAGGGGAAGATCAAGGTACACGGCAGGGAGGTCGCGATTAAGAGACCCAAGGATGCGATGGATGCCGGAATCGGGATGATCACCGAGGACCGCCGCGGAAACGGCATCTTCGGCTGCCTGTCTATCAAGGACAATGTCGGCATTTCGATCTACAACAAGAATCTGCAGGCGGGAATCGTGCTGAACCACGGGGCGATCAACCGGATCGTGGACGACAACATCAAGAAGCTGTCGATCAAGACGCCGAGCATGCAGGAGCATATCGCGAATCTCTCCGGAGGGAACCAGCAGAAGGTCATCGTATCGAGATGGCTCGCCAACGATCCGGATATCCTGATCATGGATGAGCCGACGAGAGGCATCGATATCGGTGCAAAGCACGAGATTTATGAGATCATGGAGCAGCTTGCCGAGCAGGGCAAGGCGATCATCATGATCTCCTCCGAGATGCCGGAGCTTCTGGGTATGGCGGATCGGGTATGCGTAATGTGCAACGGCAGGCTGACCGGTGAGATCGACGAAAGAGAAGAGATGACACAGGAAAATGTCATGAACCTCGCGACGCAGTTCTAA
- a CDS encoding galactose ABC transporter substrate-binding protein, which translates to MKKLLGIMTASAMAASLLAGCGGSKAAETTMAPAETTAAETTAAAAESKAETKAEAGTADLKDKKVGVCIYQFSDNFMTLFRTELENYLVEKGFSKDNIKIMDGANDQATQTNQIQNFISEGVDVLIINPVNSSSAATITDMVQSAGIPLVYINREPDADEEKRWEDNKWDVTYVGCDARQSGTFQGEIIADLGMDKIDMNGNGKVDYIMIKGDPENVDAQYRTEFSIKALEDAGLQVNKLDEQVGMWQQDEAQRLVANSLSQYGNDVEVVFCNNDAMALGALQAIEGAGRTVGKDIFLVGVDALEEACQNVLSGKQTGTVFNDHISQSHTAADAAVNYLTGAGNDHYIGCDYVKVTAENAQDILDSLK; encoded by the coding sequence ATGAAAAAGTTACTCGGCATCATGACGGCATCTGCTATGGCGGCATCTCTTCTCGCGGGCTGCGGCGGCTCCAAGGCAGCGGAGACCACGATGGCTCCGGCAGAGACGACGGCAGCGGAGACGACGGCAGCCGCCGCAGAGAGCAAGGCGGAGACCAAGGCAGAGGCGGGAACGGCAGACCTGAAGGATAAGAAGGTCGGCGTCTGCATCTATCAGTTCTCCGACAACTTCATGACCCTGTTCAGAACAGAGCTGGAGAACTACCTCGTAGAGAAGGGCTTCTCCAAGGATAATATCAAGATCATGGACGGCGCGAACGACCAGGCTACGCAGACCAACCAGATCCAGAACTTCATCTCCGAGGGCGTAGATGTGCTCATTATCAACCCGGTGAACTCTTCCTCCGCGGCTACTATCACAGACATGGTACAGAGCGCAGGCATTCCGCTGGTTTATATCAACAGAGAGCCGGATGCCGACGAGGAGAAGAGATGGGAGGACAACAAGTGGGATGTAACCTACGTTGGCTGTGATGCCCGTCAGTCCGGTACTTTCCAGGGTGAGATCATCGCTGACCTCGGCATGGACAAGATCGATATGAATGGCAACGGCAAGGTTGACTACATCATGATCAAGGGCGATCCGGAGAATGTAGACGCGCAGTACAGAACCGAGTTCTCCATCAAGGCGCTCGAGGATGCCGGACTTCAGGTCAACAAGCTCGACGAGCAGGTCGGCATGTGGCAGCAGGATGAGGCGCAGAGACTGGTTGCGAACTCCCTGTCTCAGTACGGCAACGACGTTGAGGTTGTGTTCTGCAACAACGACGCAATGGCACTCGGTGCGCTGCAGGCGATCGAGGGTGCAGGACGAACCGTGGGCAAGGATATCTTCCTTGTAGGTGTAGATGCGCTGGAGGAGGCTTGCCAGAACGTGCTTTCTGGAAAGCAGACCGGTACCGTGTTTAATGATCACATTTCTCAGTCCCACACGGCGGCAGACGCAGCGGTGAACTACCTCACCGGCGCCGGCAACGACCACTACATCGGCTGCGATTATGTGAAGGTTACCGCGGAGAACGCACAGGATATCCTCGACTCTCTTAAGTAA
- a CDS encoding glycosyltransferase family 2 protein — MKRLSLVISAYNEESGIERFYEVVRGCCEALRERGWDYELLFVDDGSADRTGEKLRGLAARDRMHVRLLRLSRNFGHEAAMTAGLDYASGDALVFLDADLQHPPRYLAEICERLDAGYEVISMVRTANRSAGVLKNISSAGFYWLINRLSDVHFQPNASDFFAISRRVQGILRQSYREKVRFLRGYVQNVGFRRTVIEYEAAERVAGESHYSLRKLLVFSLNTIMCFSNMPLKLGIFAGALSGLLGLVVLAYTLCTRCGAPSGYATIVVLNCFMFAVLFFVVGIIGEYISVLFTEMKDRPIYLVEEERNFEEEKDDSSLRESRRTQTSSVPDHFAVS, encoded by the coding sequence ATGAAGAGGCTGAGTCTCGTGATCTCCGCCTATAATGAGGAAAGCGGGATCGAACGGTTTTATGAGGTAGTGAGGGGCTGCTGCGAGGCGCTCCGGGAGAGGGGCTGGGATTATGAGCTCCTCTTTGTAGATGACGGCTCCGCCGATCGGACGGGAGAGAAGCTCCGCGGCCTTGCGGCGCGTGACAGGATGCATGTCCGCCTGCTTCGCCTTTCCCGGAACTTCGGACATGAGGCGGCGATGACTGCGGGACTGGACTACGCGTCGGGGGATGCGCTGGTCTTTCTGGATGCAGATCTCCAGCATCCGCCGCGGTATCTCGCCGAAATCTGCGAAAGACTGGACGCGGGCTATGAGGTGATCTCCATGGTGCGGACGGCGAACCGCTCCGCGGGGGTTCTGAAGAATATCAGCTCCGCAGGCTTTTATTGGCTGATCAACCGTCTCTCGGACGTGCATTTCCAGCCGAACGCCTCGGATTTCTTCGCCATTTCCCGGAGAGTGCAGGGGATCCTCCGGCAGAGCTATCGGGAGAAGGTTCGTTTCCTCCGCGGCTACGTGCAGAATGTCGGCTTCCGGAGGACGGTGATCGAGTACGAGGCGGCGGAGCGTGTGGCGGGGGAGAGCCACTATTCGCTCCGGAAGCTGCTCGTGTTCTCGCTGAATACCATCATGTGCTTCTCGAACATGCCGCTGAAGCTCGGGATCTTCGCGGGGGCGCTCTCCGGGCTTCTGGGACTCGTGGTGCTGGCGTACACCCTGTGTACGCGGTGCGGTGCGCCGTCCGGCTACGCGACGATCGTCGTGCTGAACTGCTTCATGTTCGCGGTGCTCTTCTTCGTGGTCGGCATCATCGGTGAATATATCTCCGTGCTCTTTACGGAAATGAAGGATCGTCCGATCTATCTCGTGGAGGAGGAGAGGAATTTCGAAGAGGAAAAGGATGACAGCTCTTTGCGGGAGAGCAGGCGGACACAGACTTCGTCTGTGCCGGATCATTTCGCAGTTTCCTGA
- a CDS encoding LicD family protein, with amino-acid sequence MGEKCKEQSGCRPLEPESFDLDKVHEASLDILREIDRICRKRGIAYRIDSGTLLGAVRHKGFIPWDDDVDLVFRREEFERFRQAAQEELSDRFELVLPDEYRDGAAFYDFVPRVIYRNSRRHSGDDRMQAFYEGKLNHLWVDLFILDRLPAGKLASRLCRMRQQIAFGLGMGHRRCLDFSKYCGIERIEVGVLSGIGRLLPMPVIFRLQERWARKYTDRTARTGKCSGRSFFSNYQPDFQYCVVEDSWEEPYTEYSFEGERFLGPRDWDRVLHMLYGEYMQLPPEEKRLPSHSGREIEVLDKG; translated from the coding sequence ATGGGAGAGAAGTGCAAAGAGCAATCCGGATGCCGGCCCTTGGAACCCGAATCCTTTGATTTGGACAAGGTACATGAGGCAAGCCTCGATATCCTGCGGGAGATCGACCGGATCTGCCGGAAGCGCGGGATCGCGTATCGCATCGATTCCGGCACGCTGCTCGGAGCGGTACGGCATAAGGGCTTCATTCCATGGGACGACGATGTCGATCTTGTTTTCCGAAGAGAGGAGTTCGAGCGCTTCCGGCAGGCTGCGCAGGAGGAGCTTTCCGACCGCTTCGAGCTGGTGCTGCCGGACGAGTACCGGGATGGTGCGGCGTTTTACGATTTCGTGCCGCGGGTGATCTACAGGAATTCGCGCCGACATTCCGGAGATGACCGGATGCAGGCGTTCTATGAAGGAAAGCTGAACCATCTCTGGGTGGATCTTTTTATCCTTGACAGGCTCCCTGCGGGGAAGCTCGCGAGCCGGCTCTGCCGCATGAGGCAGCAGATCGCCTTCGGGCTCGGAATGGGGCACCGGAGGTGTCTGGACTTTTCGAAGTACTGCGGTATCGAGAGGATAGAGGTCGGCGTGCTTTCCGGCATCGGACGTCTGCTGCCGATGCCCGTGATCTTCCGGCTGCAGGAGCGCTGGGCGCGGAAATACACCGATCGGACGGCGCGGACGGGGAAGTGCTCCGGGCGATCCTTCTTCTCGAACTATCAGCCGGACTTCCAGTACTGTGTTGTGGAGGACAGCTGGGAGGAGCCGTATACGGAGTATTCGTTCGAGGGGGAGCGCTTCCTCGGACCGAGAGACTGGGATCGGGTGCTCCATATGCTTTACGGGGAGTATATGCAGCTTCCACCGGAGGAAAAACGGCTGCCGAGCCACAGCGGCAGGGAAATCGAGGTGCTGGATAAGGGATGA
- the rfbH gene encoding lipopolysaccharide biosynthesis protein RfbH: protein MENHNWQSEQEAHDEILGMVAEYARKYKLRRDVYHEGDRIPYASRVFDEREMCNLVDAALEFWLTSGRYTREFEQKLGTYLGVKHVSFVNSGSSANLLAFMTLTSPLLGERRVKRGDEVITVAAGFPTTVTPIIQYGAVPVFVDVTVPGYNIDVTRLEDALSERTKAVMIAHTLGNPFDLSAVKAFCEKHGLWLVEDNCDALGSEYELDGERRLTGSIGDIGTSSFYPPHHMTTGEGGACYTNDARLHRIMRSIRDWGRDCWCDSGRDNTCGHRFDGQYGELPKGYDHKYVYSHFGYNLKATDLQAAIGVAQLEKFPGFAERRRRNFARLRELLRAGNAEERLILPIATAHSDPSWFGFVMTAREGVSREKLVRYIEEQGVQTRMLFAGNLIKHPCFDVLRQSGEGFRVVGELTNTDRIMEDTFWVGLYPGMTEEKLAYMAKTILAGLKTA, encoded by the coding sequence ATGGAGAATCACAACTGGCAGTCGGAGCAGGAGGCGCATGACGAGATCCTCGGTATGGTCGCGGAGTATGCGCGGAAATATAAGCTGCGGCGGGACGTGTACCATGAGGGAGACCGCATTCCTTATGCATCCCGCGTATTCGATGAGCGGGAGATGTGCAATCTCGTTGATGCCGCGCTCGAGTTCTGGCTGACCTCCGGTCGTTATACGAGGGAGTTTGAGCAGAAGCTCGGGACGTACCTCGGGGTGAAGCATGTGAGCTTTGTGAATTCCGGCTCCAGCGCGAACCTGCTTGCTTTTATGACGCTGACCTCTCCGCTGCTCGGCGAACGGCGGGTGAAGCGCGGGGACGAGGTTATCACCGTCGCAGCGGGCTTCCCGACCACGGTGACGCCGATCATCCAGTACGGCGCGGTGCCGGTCTTCGTGGATGTTACGGTGCCGGGCTATAATATCGATGTGACGAGGCTGGAGGATGCGCTCTCCGAGCGGACGAAGGCGGTGATGATAGCGCATACGCTCGGGAATCCCTTCGACCTGTCTGCGGTGAAGGCATTTTGCGAGAAGCATGGGCTGTGGCTCGTGGAGGACAACTGCGACGCGCTCGGTTCTGAGTATGAGCTGGATGGGGAGAGACGGCTGACCGGCTCGATCGGCGATATCGGGACGAGCTCCTTCTATCCCCCGCATCACATGACAACAGGAGAGGGCGGCGCCTGCTATACGAACGACGCGCGGCTGCACCGCATCATGCGCTCGATCCGGGACTGGGGGCGCGACTGCTGGTGTGATTCCGGCAGGGACAATACCTGCGGGCACCGCTTCGACGGACAGTACGGGGAGCTGCCGAAGGGCTATGACCACAAGTACGTCTATTCCCATTTCGGCTACAATCTGAAGGCGACCGACCTGCAGGCGGCGATCGGTGTGGCGCAGCTCGAGAAGTTCCCGGGCTTCGCAGAGAGGCGGCGGCGGAATTTCGCGAGACTGCGGGAGCTGCTCCGTGCGGGGAATGCAGAGGAGAGGCTGATCCTTCCGATCGCGACAGCGCATTCCGACCCGAGCTGGTTCGGCTTCGTGATGACCGCGCGGGAGGGCGTGAGCCGGGAGAAGCTCGTCCGCTATATCGAGGAGCAGGGTGTGCAGACCCGGATGCTCTTCGCCGGAAATCTCATCAAGCATCCCTGCTTCGACGTGCTCCGGCAAAGCGGCGAGGGCTTCCGCGTCGTCGGAGAGCTGACGAACACGGATCGTATCATGGAGGATACCTTCTGGGTCGGGCTCTATCCGGGCATGACGGAGGAGAAGCTCGCCTACATGGCAAAGACGATCCTTGCAGGGCTTAAGACGGCGTGA
- the rfbG gene encoding CDP-glucose 4,6-dehydratase, translated as MEGREMNFEELESFYRGKRVLLTGHTGFKGSWLSLLLQLLGAEVYGYALPAPTEPNLFSILGLEEQMHSERGDIRDYEHLRRYFAAAQPELVLHLAAQPIVRDSYLFPRETYETNVMGTVNLLECVRQSGSVRSLLNVTTDKVYENPELAGHAFREEEKLDGFDPYSNSKSCSELVTHSYQRSFFPEPGEKADGVRIPAVSTARAGNVIGGGDFANDRIIPDCVRDTIAGRRIHVRNPYSTRPYQHVLEPLLAYLSLTALQAGFDPARDGLDDERGRQYAGCYNVGPDEEDAITTGELADRFVRCWGGGAAWETQAEAAAPHEASYLRLDCTKLREKLGWRPRWHVAEAVAETVRWYRSWKDGEDMLAFTERQIREFCGK; from the coding sequence ATGGAAGGACGAGAGATGAATTTTGAAGAGCTGGAGAGCTTCTACAGAGGGAAACGGGTACTGCTGACGGGACATACCGGCTTTAAGGGGAGCTGGCTCTCGCTGCTGCTTCAGCTTCTGGGTGCGGAGGTCTACGGCTATGCCCTGCCCGCACCGACGGAGCCGAATCTCTTCTCGATTCTCGGACTGGAGGAGCAGATGCATTCCGAGCGGGGGGACATCCGGGACTACGAGCATCTCCGGCGATATTTCGCGGCGGCGCAGCCGGAGCTCGTGCTGCATCTCGCGGCGCAGCCCATCGTGCGGGATTCCTACCTCTTCCCGCGGGAGACCTATGAGACCAATGTGATGGGGACGGTCAATCTGCTGGAATGCGTGCGGCAGAGCGGGAGCGTCCGTTCGCTTCTGAATGTCACGACGGACAAGGTTTACGAGAATCCCGAGCTTGCGGGGCATGCGTTCCGGGAGGAGGAGAAGCTGGACGGCTTCGACCCGTATTCGAACTCGAAGTCCTGCTCCGAGCTCGTGACGCACAGCTATCAGAGGTCTTTTTTCCCGGAACCGGGGGAGAAAGCGGACGGCGTGCGGATTCCGGCGGTCTCCACGGCGCGCGCCGGCAATGTGATCGGCGGCGGAGACTTCGCGAACGACCGCATTATCCCGGACTGTGTGCGGGATACGATCGCCGGACGGCGGATTCATGTGCGGAATCCGTACTCGACGAGACCATACCAGCATGTTCTGGAGCCGCTGCTCGCTTATCTCAGCCTGACCGCGCTGCAGGCGGGCTTCGATCCGGCGCGGGATGGGCTGGACGATGAGAGGGGCAGGCAGTACGCGGGCTGCTATAATGTCGGACCGGACGAGGAGGATGCGATCACGACGGGCGAGCTTGCGGATCGCTTCGTCCGGTGCTGGGGCGGCGGCGCTGCGTGGGAAACGCAGGCGGAGGCGGCTGCGCCGCATGAGGCGAGCTATCTTCGGCTGGACTGCACGAAGCTTCGGGAGAAGCTCGGCTGGAGACCGCGCTGGCATGTCGCGGAGGCGGTGGCGGAGACGGTGCGCTGGTATCGGAGCTGGAAGGACGGAGAGGATATGCTTGCCTTTACCGAGCGGCAGATTCGGGAGTTCTGCGGAAAATAG
- the rfbF gene encoding glucose-1-phosphate cytidylyltransferase, translating to MKVLILAGGFGTRISEESHLKPKPMIEIGEMPILWHIMKYYSSYGLNDFIILAGYRQYVIKEYFANYFLHNADITFDMSNNQMEVHSSASENWRVTVVDTGLRTMTGGRVKRVRDYVKDEPFMLTYGDGVCDVDLDALLRYHRSHGKIATITTVNLAQQKGVLDIAEDGSIRSFREKEEMDGAAINGGFMVFQPELFEYLEGDETVLEQEPMHRLAADGELMSFYHRGFWQCMDTQREKRLLEALWESGRAPWKRWKDER from the coding sequence ATGAAGGTTTTAATTCTGGCAGGCGGGTTCGGCACGCGGATCTCCGAGGAGTCGCATCTCAAGCCGAAGCCGATGATCGAGATCGGGGAAATGCCGATTCTCTGGCATATCATGAAGTATTATTCATCCTATGGGCTGAATGACTTCATCATACTGGCGGGCTACCGGCAGTATGTCATCAAGGAGTATTTCGCGAACTATTTCCTGCACAATGCCGACATTACCTTCGATATGTCGAACAACCAGATGGAGGTGCACAGCAGCGCCTCGGAGAACTGGCGGGTGACGGTCGTGGATACGGGGCTCCGTACCATGACAGGCGGCAGGGTGAAGCGGGTCAGGGACTATGTGAAGGATGAGCCCTTCATGCTGACCTATGGGGACGGTGTCTGTGATGTCGATCTGGACGCGCTGCTCCGCTACCACCGTTCGCATGGGAAGATCGCGACCATTACGACAGTGAACCTCGCCCAGCAGAAGGGCGTGCTGGATATCGCGGAGGACGGCAGCATCCGGAGCTTCCGGGAGAAGGAGGAGATGGACGGCGCCGCCATTAACGGCGGCTTCATGGTCTTCCAGCCGGAGCTCTTCGAGTATCTGGAGGGAGACGAGACGGTGCTGGAGCAGGAGCCGATGCACCGTCTCGCTGCGGACGGAGAGCTGATGAGCTTCTATCACAGGGGCTTCTGGCAGTGCATGGATACCCAGCGGGAGAAGAGGCTGCTGGAGGCGCTCTGGGAGAGCGGGAGGGCGCCGTGGAAGAGATGGAAGGACGAGAGATGA
- a CDS encoding glycosyltransferase family 2 protein, translating into MGENVRKAGEAGRAEHIFALAAYGESPYLELQIQALRAQTVPSEILLCSATENPQLHTLAARYGLPLLLRQGEPNLRDDWNFAYEEGRKRARLVTIAHQDDFYYSNYTAELLRAYREFPDMSVFCCRYDTIDGAGRRIPGKAEWVKRLLRFRLRNRSRADQTAVKRSALLFGNGIGCPTCTYNSVLCGAPLFRNDYRFIIDWDTLLRLSALPGRFICVEKPLMAYRVHAGAETMQQMKSHNREREEEEEFRKLHGPLLAKLLLRLYRSSYSTYRRKGGIGEG; encoded by the coding sequence TTGGGAGAGAATGTGAGAAAGGCGGGGGAAGCGGGAAGGGCGGAGCATATCTTCGCACTTGCCGCCTATGGGGAATCCCCATATCTGGAGCTGCAGATACAGGCACTCCGGGCGCAGACCGTCCCGTCGGAGATCCTCCTCTGCAGCGCGACGGAGAATCCGCAGCTTCATACGCTCGCGGCGCGTTACGGGCTTCCGCTCCTGCTTCGGCAGGGGGAGCCGAATCTCCGCGACGACTGGAATTTCGCTTATGAGGAGGGCAGGAAGCGGGCGAGGCTCGTCACAATTGCGCATCAGGACGATTTCTATTATTCGAATTATACGGCGGAGCTCCTTCGCGCGTATCGGGAATTTCCGGATATGTCCGTCTTCTGCTGCCGCTATGATACGATAGACGGCGCAGGCAGGAGGATTCCGGGGAAGGCGGAGTGGGTGAAGCGGCTGCTCCGGTTCCGTCTCCGAAACCGGAGCAGGGCAGATCAGACTGCTGTGAAACGGAGCGCGCTTCTCTTCGGGAACGGGATCGGCTGTCCGACCTGTACCTACAATTCCGTGCTCTGCGGCGCGCCGCTGTTCCGGAACGACTATCGCTTCATTATCGACTGGGATACGCTGCTTCGGCTCTCGGCGCTGCCGGGGCGCTTCATCTGCGTGGAAAAGCCGCTGATGGCATACCGTGTGCACGCCGGAGCGGAGACGATGCAGCAGATGAAGAGTCATAACCGGGAACGGGAGGAAGAAGAGGAATTCCGGAAGCTGCATGGGCCGCTTTTGGCGAAGCTGCTGCTGCGGCTCTACCGGAGCTCCTATTCGACGTACCGGAGGAAAGGAGGAATCGGAGAAGGGTGA
- a CDS encoding D-sedoheptulose-7-phosphate isomerase has protein sequence MDREERARRQLEILLERYPALGTVSGQIWEAYQILRDSYDRDGKLLVCGNGGSCADAEHIVGELMKGFCRKRKIDSTLRERLLEIDAADGLRLAENLEQGLPAIALTAQTGLSTAFANDKDPLMTFAQQVLGYGKPGDVLLGITTSGNSQNVLYALEVAAALEIRTIVLTGKDGGRAAKRADCAIIVPSMETYRIQEYHLPVYHALCLMLEDTYFEE, from the coding sequence ATGGATAGAGAAGAGAGAGCGAGACGGCAGCTAGAGATCCTGCTCGAGCGCTACCCGGCACTTGGGACAGTATCCGGACAGATCTGGGAGGCGTATCAGATCCTCAGGGACAGCTACGACCGGGACGGAAAGCTGCTGGTCTGCGGGAACGGCGGCTCCTGTGCGGATGCGGAGCACATCGTCGGCGAGCTGATGAAGGGCTTCTGCAGGAAGCGGAAAATTGATTCCACGCTCCGGGAGCGCCTTTTGGAGATCGACGCAGCGGACGGGCTGCGGCTTGCGGAGAATCTTGAGCAGGGGCTTCCGGCGATTGCGCTGACGGCGCAGACCGGTCTCAGCACGGCGTTTGCCAATGACAAGGATCCGCTGATGACCTTCGCACAGCAGGTGCTCGGCTATGGGAAGCCGGGAGACGTGCTGCTGGGGATCACGACCTCCGGCAATTCGCAGAATGTGCTTTATGCGCTGGAGGTGGCGGCGGCGCTGGAGATCCGCACCATCGTGCTGACGGGAAAGGACGGCGGCAGGGCGGCGAAGCGCGCGGACTGCGCGATCATCGTCCCGTCCATGGAGACCTATCGGATTCAGGAGTATCATCTCCCGGTCTACCATGCGCTCTGCCTGATGCTGGAGGATACTTATTTCGAGGAATGA